One segment of Deinococcus multiflagellatus DNA contains the following:
- a CDS encoding ABC transporter substrate-binding protein, translating into MKKTLLSLAALTLLASGAQARTWEAIKQSGTIKIATEGAFPPFNILKGKQLTGFEVELAEALAKQLGLKVQWVTQPFDNLLIGLQQDRYDFVIASHGITPERAKAVDFANPHYCTGGAIVSKVGGPKTAADLKGKTVAVQVGTTYLENVRKVAGVKDVKTFPKDTDAQAALMAGRVDAWVGDKFTGLDLVKAQKGKLVAGDLLFSERIGMAVKKGNAGLLKELNAALAKAMSNGTYAKLSTKYFGTDVRCKN; encoded by the coding sequence ATGAAAAAGACCCTGCTGTCCCTCGCGGCCCTGACCCTTCTCGCTTCCGGTGCGCAGGCCCGCACCTGGGAAGCCATCAAGCAGTCCGGCACCATCAAGATTGCCACCGAAGGCGCGTTCCCGCCCTTCAACATCCTGAAGGGCAAGCAGCTGACCGGCTTTGAAGTGGAACTGGCCGAGGCCCTGGCCAAGCAGCTGGGCCTGAAGGTGCAGTGGGTGACGCAGCCCTTCGACAACCTGCTCATTGGGCTGCAGCAGGACCGCTACGACTTTGTGATTGCCAGCCACGGCATCACCCCGGAGCGTGCCAAGGCGGTGGACTTTGCCAACCCCCACTACTGCACCGGCGGCGCCATTGTTTCCAAGGTGGGCGGCCCCAAGACAGCCGCTGACCTGAAGGGCAAGACGGTGGCCGTGCAGGTGGGCACCACCTACCTGGAGAACGTGCGCAAGGTGGCCGGCGTCAAGGACGTCAAGACGTTTCCCAAAGACACCGACGCCCAGGCCGCGCTGATGGCCGGCCGTGTGGACGCCTGGGTGGGCGACAAGTTCACAGGGCTGGACCTCGTCAAAGCCCAGAAGGGCAAACTGGTGGCGGGCGATCTGCTGTTCAGCGAGCGCATCGGGATGGCCGTGAAAAAGGGCAACGCCGGCCTGCTGAAAGAACTGAACGCCGCGCTGGCCAAGGCCATGAGCAACGGCACCTACGCCAAACTGTCCACGAAGTACTTCGGCACCGACGTGCGCTGCAAGAACTAA
- a CDS encoding ABC transporter ATP-binding protein, whose protein sequence is MADVVLEHINKRYGTKHHAVKDFNLHIQDREFMVFVGPSGCGKSTTLRMIAGLEDISEGILKIGDRVVNDVPPKDRDIAMVFQNYALYPHMNVYENMAFGLKLRKTPKAEIDKRVREAAKILQIEHLLGRKPKELSGGQRQRVAMGRAIVREPKVFLMDEPLSNLDAKLRVEMRSQISQLHRRLGATIVYVTHDQVEAMTLGNRIVVMRDGVIMQVDTPMNLYDFPQNKFVAGFIGSPSMNFLSGKVVNGEFVIGESRVSAMGRLAQSLKPYEGKDVLMGIRPEHLGMVGMTDIPRGANVLRGQVVVVEPLGAQTDLIIEVAGQNITAKVEGQAHVMPGDSIELVVDQTRLHAFDPTTEVAIDRGTPAGTRGQADTPGLGYEYAPTPVSATAF, encoded by the coding sequence ATGGCAGACGTTGTTCTGGAGCACATCAACAAGCGCTACGGCACCAAGCACCACGCGGTGAAGGACTTTAACCTGCACATTCAGGACCGCGAGTTCATGGTGTTCGTGGGGCCGTCCGGCTGCGGGAAGTCTACCACCCTGCGCATGATCGCAGGCCTGGAAGACATCAGCGAGGGCATTCTGAAGATTGGCGACCGCGTCGTGAACGACGTACCGCCCAAGGACCGCGATATTGCGATGGTCTTTCAGAACTACGCGCTGTACCCCCACATGAACGTCTACGAGAACATGGCCTTTGGCCTGAAGCTGCGCAAGACCCCCAAGGCAGAAATTGACAAGCGCGTGCGCGAGGCCGCCAAGATTCTGCAGATTGAGCACCTGCTGGGCCGCAAGCCCAAGGAACTCTCGGGCGGTCAGCGCCAGCGCGTGGCGATGGGCCGCGCCATCGTGCGTGAGCCCAAAGTGTTCCTGATGGACGAGCCGCTCTCCAACCTGGACGCCAAGCTGCGTGTGGAGATGCGCTCGCAGATTTCCCAGCTGCACCGCCGCCTGGGCGCCACGATTGTCTACGTGACCCACGACCAGGTGGAAGCCATGACGCTGGGCAACCGCATTGTGGTGATGCGCGACGGCGTGATCATGCAGGTGGACACGCCCATGAATCTCTATGACTTCCCCCAGAACAAGTTCGTGGCGGGCTTTATCGGCAGCCCCTCCATGAACTTCCTGTCGGGCAAGGTCGTGAACGGCGAGTTCGTGATTGGCGAGAGCCGCGTCTCGGCCATGGGGCGCCTCGCCCAGAGCCTCAAGCCCTATGAGGGCAAGGACGTGCTGATGGGCATTCGCCCCGAGCACCTGGGCATGGTGGGCATGACCGATATCCCGCGCGGCGCCAACGTGCTGCGCGGGCAGGTGGTGGTCGTTGAGCCCCTGGGCGCCCAGACCGACCTGATCATTGAGGTGGCGGGCCAGAACATCACCGCCAAGGTGGAAGGCCAGGCCCACGTGATGCCCGGCGACAGCATTGAGCTGGTGGTGGACCAGACCCGCCTGCACGCCTTTGACCCCACCACCGAAGTCGCCATTGACCGGGGCACCCCCGCTGGCACCCGGGGGCAGGCCGACACGCCGGGCCTGGGCTACGAATACGCGCCCACCCCGGTCAGCGCCACCGCCTTCTAA